The Elaeis guineensis isolate ETL-2024a chromosome 5, EG11, whole genome shotgun sequence DNA segment AAATAACAGTCCGGCATAATTAGCTACATAACTTACCATCCAATCTATGATATTATTGGCtttcttataaatataatatatgagATCTCAGCAGGAAATAAGGTATGCACCCATTCGCCAACAATCATATAAAAGTGGATGGAGTCTGGACCATTCGCCAACAATCATATAAAAGTGGATGGAGTCTGGACCATTCGCCAACAATCATATAAAAGTGGATGGAGTCTGGAAGTAGTAAAAGATGAATATAAAAGTCatctaataactatcaaagaaccCTCCTCTAAATAGATATGCCTAGCAAAATCAATCCTTCTCAAGTTATACATAATTTTGCCatagaaataaaatattatacaTTTAACACCTCCAGCAGGTTTATATAAGGGTTTATTTGCACCTTTTATTACAAAACTTGCTCCACCAAAAGaacttctctttatggtatacTGCCACTAAAAAATGAATTTAAGAAAGTAAAAGATGGTAGCTCCCAAGAGAAATAAAATATATGTGGAGATGCAGAAATTGCACAATAAGTGCCAtagttttcctcttttttttgaatatgacatTTGTGCAAACTTTTTAATTAAGATAAATGCTTTTAACAAAATAGTCTTGCACTTAGCTTCATACTCAAAGAAAAGGGTCATTTCTCAACATCCAAATCCAATGGACAATATAGCACATTAATTTGGTTCAAATTTTTCATCTTTGCTAGAGGATCTCTCTAATATAATGAAAAAAGTCATCAATGGAAATAGCCGAGATAATAGAAAAATGCTCAAATGAGGCTAGTCTCTAATGTTGAGTTGCTACGCGGCATTAAAGTAAAAGATAAAATGCAAATTCCTCCGCATATTAACATAAATTATATGACTTGGTATGCAAAATCTTCGATGATGCAATATATTTCGATATGATAAGCATCGTCAAACCACTTTCGACATTAAAAAGCAATTCCGTAATGAACACATGTCTTGCAAATCCAATGAACAACATAATTGGCTGAGAGATAAAAGTTTATAAAATCAGATACCTTAATTGTCAAGTAGATGGTTGACCTCATCCCAATCTATCAAAATTATCTCTATCCCAAATTCAAATAGCTAATATTTTATTTGCTAATTCTCCTATAAAAACTATGATGGATAACATCCAAATTCTATATCCTTTGTCCTAGAATTAACAGGCCTTTTACTAAAGCCCTTGCAATGTGATAGTATCAATACCATTGGGCTAATGGCATCAGGGATCACTAAGAATCTTCAATCACATTAATAAATTCATCATTACCAATAGTCTATCGAATATTAAAGAGAATAATTATAGCATATAAACATATTTTCTTCCATATTATAGCTCCACTTGGAGAACAAGTTGGACACGATGAAAGAGACAATGAAAGCTACGTTGTTGGGGCAAAATATTCAATGCatgttttaccaaaaaaaaaaaaatcaatgcatGTACATGTGCATAAAATTATATACGTATAGATCCACTTGGAAGACAAGTTGGACACGATGAAAAGATAATGACACCTATATTTTTTGGGTGCGAAAAAGCCTGTGCCCATGCATGTGCATAATCTTACATGCTTAATATGACCGGGTCATGATTGGACCACGAATGGCCCCCGTGAGGATGCCTACGCACGGCCAGCCACGTAATAATATGTCAGCTCACGGGCTAACGCACACATGTAGGCATAGCATAAGCTATAATGTGCTCAGACCAACGATATGTGTCTTACAGATAGGGATGCAAAATTAATCCGATCCGATGGGTATACATCCTACCGAACTCgatcaaacccgaaaaatagatttgactgggtttggattcggtttgggtaaaacccgaaaactatagtacgggtatgggtagggtatgggtagtgctattttctatccgaaccCGATCCGAACCTATGGGTATGGATAATACTCGAACCcatatccaaatatatatatatatacatataatatatatatatatacatatcaatatatatatatatatatatatatacatatatataatatacatatacatatacacacacacacatatatatatatatatacatacatatacatatacacacacatatatatgatctctctctctctatatatataattatatatgtatgatgtatatgtatgcatgcatatatgtatgcatgtatgtatgtgtgtgtgtgttagaagtgtgtatgtgcgtatgtatgtatgtatgtatgtatatataattggtaatttatttttgattgataatatgcataaaattattttacttttttttttgtatagaatggacgggtatgggttaggtatggggcgggtatggattgggtatgggaaATGGATTACCCACGGGTGtcccgaacccgttgggtatggggatgggtatctcttttcttacccgattgggtatcggtAGGGTTTggatatagggtattaagttcggatttggggatgggtagtatactacccaacccaaatcctatccattgccatccctacttaCAGATTGATGGATCATTGTCTTGGATCAAGAGAAAGtatgcgataaatcttcctttcttccttaAGAAAGTATATGATAAATATGAAAAGGCAACAGGGGCCAGCAGATGGTTGCGATACTGATATATTAATCTTAAATGGTTAAAATGGCAATTATCTCATTCAAGGATCATTTGATTGAATTGTGTGCTGTTAACTCATTAGATTGATAGCTGAAAAGAGTCCCCACCTGCAATATGATGGTCCGACTCAGGCTCTTTGCTTGTctaggttatatatatatatatatatatatatatatatatatatagagagagagagagagagagagagagagagagagagagagtccccaCCTGCAACACGATGGTCCGGCTCAGGCTCTTTGCTTGTctaggttatatatatatatatatatagagtccCCACCTGCAACACGATGGTCCAATTCAGACTCTTTGGTTgtctagattatatatatatatatatatatatatatataatatatatatatatatataatatatatatatattacagtcAAAAATTTATGACTCGATATATGAGTTATTATCCATTCTGATCCAtgagtcttatagttttatctttcaaaaaatattttatgtgaaaaagatagTCTCTTTTTATATAAATCAGAGTTTTTTTTGACTCACAACCAATATGCAATTAATGATGTTCTCTCTTCTACGTCACAACATAGTCCTCTAGTCAAGAAAAAATCTGATTTATATAAGAAGGAACAATCTTTCTCAGATGAGAtacttttaaaagataaaatcgtaTGATCCATGATCGAAGTAAACAATATCTCATGTGCCGAATTATGAATTCTTGATTACAATAGTAATGTATCAGACAAGAGACCATTCTGCAATTGTAGGGCTCCTCTCATCCGTACATCAGTCTATGGTAAAACTAAAGAATAAGATACCTCTCGtccttatacaattttttttttgttcggagAACTATATTGTGACGTAGAAAAGATGGCATCAAATTCTACATCGAtagagatttaaattttttttatttatataaaaaattatttttatcgtaaaaaatatttttaaaaaataaaattatggagtCAATGGATAAGGAcggataatattaataatatatatacacacacgtgTGTGCGTGTGTTTATGGATGGGTTCTGCAGTGAAAAGTGCCGCTTTTCGCACCGGACCGCGCCCGGATTCCCGCAGAGCAGCCCGACGGAAGGCCTGCCCGCCACGGCGCGTTTAAAATTCCAATTTGGGCGGCTATAACGGAGGTGGAGATGGGAACGAGAATGACCCTCCCTCTTTTAGCTACATCCTACGAGCCTCCCACTGTGAAGTGACAACattgccgccgccgccgcctccaATCCGAGCCCCGAGTCCGCCCCAGCCGCGGAGAGAGAAGGCATGGAGGGCGAGAACAGGAGCCCTGCTCGTCCTTCTCCACGCCCCAAGGCCAAGTTCTGTGTGTACCAGAACCCCAACTTCGCCGCCGCCCTCACCGCCCGCAGCCTCCAGCCCTCCGCTTCTGCCCTCCTTCTcatctcctcctccttcctcgcCTCCGCCCTCTCCCTTCTCTCCATCACCTCCAGGTTTGGTTTTTCCTccaccctcctctctctctctctctctctcataataATGCCACTGGTGTTTCTGTTCCATTTTCCTCAGGGAGGATAGCTCATCAAGAGCCTGACGCGCATCCACATTTCCCTCAGAACAGCCCGTAAGTTCTCTTCCTCTTACTCTTTCTTTCTATTGCTCTCCAAGTGTTTGTAAGAATACCTACTCTTTTAATGTGCGCCCCAGAACTCTGTACCAAGTCTTGGAAGCTGCGGTCGGCCTGGTATTCGTGGCCACTCTATCGGCCCTTATTAGGGCAGTATCGCTCCGCAACACAAAGAATGCCCTGGCTGTCGCTGCTCGTTCTTCATCAGCTGCATCCCCTTCGAAGAAACCGAAGGAGCAGAAGAGCCTCCTGACCGAGCGCCAGCTGGGACTTTTAGGCTTGAAGCCGAAACCCACTGAAGCAGCTGTAGGTGTCGAGCCCGTCAAGAAGCCCCCTAAGTCCCGGCCCGTCCCATCCTCCGAGCCCCTCGTCCCCATCCGGAAATCGGCGTTGAGTTATACCCCTTCTCGGCCGTCCCGAATTGGGTCTGATGCACAAAGCGCCGGTGGTGGCAAGAAGCTGGCGATGTCACCCATATCACCCTCCGCCTCACTTTCACAGTACACCGCCTCTCCTGCTAGTCCATGGTCGCGGCAGGGCTCAGGCAGTGCAAAGGGGATACAGACGGAGGCAATGCTGGAGAAGTTCCTAGCAGATGTAGACGAGAAGATCACAGAGTCGGCGATAAAGGCAGCAACACCATCGCCTACTATTCGGGGTTTTGGTATTGCAAGCCCTGGGTCGGTGGCCACCTCAGCGACTGCTTCAGGTGCCACGAGGAGCACACCCTTGAGGCCTGTCAGGATGTCCCCTGGTTCCCACCAGAAGTACACTACGCCCCCGAAGAAGGGAGAGGGGGAGCTGCCTCCTCCCATGCCGATGGAAGAGGCAATCGTGGCATTTGAGAGTTTGGGTATCTACCCTCAGATTGAGTGGTGGCGGGACCGCCTCAGGCAGTGGTTTTCTTCGAATCTGGTGAATCCGTTGCTTGAAAAGATTGAGACAAGCCACATTCAGGTtttggtgcttgttttaatcaaaTGGATACATGCTAATCTGCTTACCTTTCCAATTGCCAATGCTGATTTTGTTTCTGTAATATTTATAGGTAATGCAAGCGGCAGCCAGTGTTGGTGCTCCCATTACAGTGAGTCAGGTTGGAAGTGGCACGCCGCCTGCTACAGTGCCAATCAATGCATCTCCCATTGAGGGTGCAAAAGAGTGGCAGCCAATATTCACATTGGATGAGGATGGGCTGCTTCATCAATTACGTGCGAACCTTCTGCAAGCAAGAGATCAATCAATATGTCAGTTACCTTGCTACTTCTCATCAATGTCTTTTGTTGCTTGGtcattgttcttcttctttttttttgttgatctctGGTTCAACTAATGAGTTAGTATGCAAGTCATTTGGTTATATTATTTGGTGAAGTTTGACATGTCAATTCAGGCATTTGTTTTTGGATCTTTCCTATTTTCAGCGCAGGCACCGTTAGCTGGTGTACAACAGCCACAACCGAATCCTCTGTTACCTGTCATACAGGCATGTGTGGATGCCATCACTGAACACCAGAGGCTTAACACGCTGATGAAGGGAGAGTTGATTAAAGGCTTGCTGCCTCAGAGCAGCATACGTGCAGATTACACAGTTCAAAGAGTCCGAGGTAGATTAATTTCATCTTGTCATCATTTAAAGCAAACATGCTTTGGTATATTGCTTTATTCTTGTTTACAGTTTATATGTATATCAAGAAATGTTGGTAGCTTTATGACAACATTAAATCACCAGAGTATGATCATGGCATGCCTAgtggtaaaataaattatttactgaGAACTTGGAATTCAGCAGTAATACTGTGCATATATTTGCTGCCATGTCACAGAGCTTGCTGAAGGAACATGCTTGAAGAACTATGACTATACAGGGAATGGACATGGTTATGATAAAGCAGACAAAAAGTGGGCGGGCGAGCTACCAACTGACTCTCATCTGCTGTTGTACTTATTCTGTGCTTTCTTGGAGCATCCCAAATGGATGTTGCATGTTGATCCTACCTCCTACTCTGGTGCACAGTCTAGCAAGAATCCCTTATTCCTGGGAGTTCTCCCTCCAAAAGAAAGGTTTCCTGAGAAGTACGTGGCTGTCATATCTGGCGTTCCAGCTGTCATTCACCCAGGAGCTTGTATATTAGCAGTTGGGAAGCAAAGTCCCCCAATTTTTGCTTTATATTGGGATAAGAAGCTGCAATTCTCTCTTCAGGTAAAAGCAGTTTTTTGTGGATTTAATCATTTACTGTTATCTAATAAACTTTCAATAAATATCTCTTTGTAACACTTGCATCAACATCAACTGCGCATTCTTTGTTTTAAGTTGTCTATTGTTTATTCTTTTTTGTGGCAAATTGTTTTAATGATTACCCTTTCTATCCATTTGAAGTACTATTTTGAAGCACATCAATTTGTTTATAAGTGGCAGAAATATGAACTTAGTTGGCAACACATCCAGTCAGTGCATAGCTAGTGACAGGCTTAGAAGACCTGTAAATATAAGCTGACACATTCCTTGACACCTTGCTTCAGTTCATGCTAACTTGTTGATTAGGCAAAGGTTTCTTCATGTGCTAGTAAATTTGTTTAAAGAATGCTGCACCAGGCACCATGATAACTTTTCAGGGGATTGTTGGTCTCTATCTCTATCAGCTTATCCTGGGATTGGGTGATTTTCATTCATTCACAGGTTTCCTCAGTTATTGATCAAAATACAAAAAAGGGGAACCTCTACAGACCATCATCTTGTGCTCCCACTTAATCACTGGGTCTGTTTCTTGGGACAATATTTAATCTTTCAAGGATATCTATTTGAAACTTGTAATGAACCTGTTTGTGCTTCAGTTGTTCTAATTAGTTTTTTAATGACTTTCAGAGCTGCAGTTTCATTAAGCAGTTTGCATGTACGACTGATTTATAAACAATAACCTTTCAAATGCAAGCAGTAGACAAAAATCTGTAATTGGTGACTTCAGTATCATATATACTCACGGTAGGTctgcttcctttttcttttttccattttttcagGGAAGAACTGCATTATGGGATGCTATTTTGCTCCTTTGTCACAAAATTAAGCAAGGCTATGGAGGTGTTGTGAGAGGAGTTCATCTTGGTTCTTCAGCTTTTAATATCCTTCCCATTCTTGATTCTGTTGGAGAAAGCTGAAGGCCTTTTTAAGGTACTAGCTGTTTGTAAAACTTGTTTCTTTTTCCAGCAAGTTGATTTTTTAGTATTagtaggtgtaaatggatttgaACCATGGTTTCAAGGGTCTAATTTGCCAGGCATCATCTCGCCATTTTCAAAGGTCTACTTTGCTGGTTGTCACCCTCCTGTTATTATGCCATGGGCCCTAGTCTTCTGAATGTACAACTACTTGCTTAGTTTGCTGGTTATATTTCATATTTCAGCAAGATGCAGTTTGTCTGACCTTGGAGTTTTGCTGTTGAGTGCTGAGATTCTGAAGGGTGAGGAAACAAAATGCATGCTTACATAGGACAATTCCCGCAAAATGTTGTCAGCATTAGTTAGTTGAATGTAGTAAAATCCATATTCCTGTGATCAGTTCTTGGATTATGAACTTCAGAAAGCCATCAAATTTGCTTTTCATGGTGGATTTTGTGGTGGATTTGTCATCCATCAATACCATACAGCTACTGGATTGCCAACGGGCCTTTGGTTCCATGTTTTTTTGTGGTGTGCCATATTAAAATACCAAGAAACATAATATGAGTATATTTATAATTTTGTGTAGCACTAGAACCAATGCTATGGCATATGCAGTTCATGCAGGCGAGTCCCCGTTGTAAATAGGCCTCCCTGTTGCATTGCAAATTAAAGAGACATTTATGGTTCTTAGGTAAATTAAGGAGTGAATTTGGGCTTGCCCTAGTAGTCACACCACTTGGAAAATAGATGCTTTAGATTCACTTATGGGATTGTGTATCCGCAAAATTTTGATCTTGACTAATTATTGTGCAGGTgggtcttttttcttttgttctcaaaaataaaaaagaagaaattctAAAAAAAGTAGCATCGAAAATTTGTTTTCGGTTTATATGGTTTCACTTTGATctctaatttataaaatattgaaCAAGTGTTTAAAGTTTTCTTAGAAAGCAGTTTTTTCAAGGGCAGGATGTTTGTTAAAGCTAGCATTGATTTTCAATTAACTTATTCATTGAAATAGTAAAATCACAGTGATTATCAAATGTgaatcagatttttttcttctttttttttgtgtgcgcatgagagagagagagagagtcatcTAATCATTCAATGTTCTTTGTTCAAGTTTATACAAAGTCAGCTTCTATGGCCAAGTGTTTATCACGCTGCTGATAATATGCCACAAATGTCTATGGGCTCTAGTTTCAAAGGCATAGTGCATTCAAGAGGCTAAATCTGCTAAACTGGACAATGTGGATACCTTGGGATCAGTGCCTGCCACTAATATTTGCCACACTCCACGGTAGTGCAAAACCCCGAGGATTCATATGGATAGAGGGCTCATTTCAGTAAaaagtattgtccgctttgatcTGTGTATACTGTAACTTATAGGCTTGCAGCTCTTGGGCCGTAGTTGATACGCTTGCGGCTGTCGGATTTCACGTTTTGTCTTCTGGGCTTTGACCCAAAAGATGCTTCTTAAGGGAGAGAAGGTTTTCTATCTCATATAAGACAGTATTTCTGATTTACAACCGATGTGGGATTAAACCCCCCACAATAGTAGCCCCCCAATCAGAGGACTCTGTCTTATTAGaggcacccttcctctagcgctttGTCCACGTGTATACTGTAGCTTATAGGCTTACGGTCCTTAAGCCGTAGTTGGTACGCTTACGATTGTCGTAGCTTATAGATTTGCGGTCTTTGGGTCGTAGCTGGTACGTTTGTGGCTGTCGGGTCTTACAGTTTTGTCCTCTTGATTTTAGCCTAAAAGGTAACTCTTGAGAGAGAGAGGGTCTCCTATCTCATATAAGGTAGAGTATTTTTGACTCACAATTGATGTGAGACTAAACCTCCCACAACATAATTCATCAGCTTATTGAAAGCATTCTtgaaagattaaaaaattatCCGGATATTCTCATCCACCAAACAAGTCCTATATTTGTTTCTTAAATTTCAGTTTGAATTTCTGCATCAGTTTAGATTGGATTATGCTATCATTTTGCTTCCACGCATGCTGGTCATTTCTTTGTTGCGCATTGCACCTGCTCAAAAACCATCTTATACTAATCATTGTCTTGGAAATGGTAGTGCTTGGGTGGTGGCCGGTGGGTGTCGGTGTATATTCCCTCTACTTAGTGCCATCCACTAATTTCATCAAGTTGGTAGAACTTTTAGACTATCAGAGTTCACTACTATTAGATTACAGGAAAGCATGGCCATATGTGTGCAATTTTGTTCTCAaatcaattatttctttctaATGAAGCATAATAgcttttaaaatttagattaaggtTGTCTTCCCTTCACAAATGCTTGTCGCCCTGCAATTAAGTGGACCACAGGGGTGAGGTAGAATctggcatctctctctctctctctcatggatGTTGGCCTAATTTAGTAGGACATGCCACAAGATAAAGCCAGAAGGAAGGAAATATAAAAGGACTTTAAAATGTATGGATGTTGGCCTAATTTAGCAGGATGCACTACAAAATAAGCCAgaagaaagaaaatataaaaggACTTCAAAACGTCAATAGTGGAGAGGAGTTGCTTTCATCTCCCACTCCTATCCGGAAGATTGGGTATGTTGAAACTTGAAAGAGAAGGGTGTCGGACAAATTCCTATTAATTAAGTCTACATATTACTTAGTCCTTCCTATAAGAGGGTAGAAACTGGCTGAGGCTCATTCAATCCCCTCAAGAACCCGGCATGGCCTTCAGACGAGGGCTTGCTACTCTCCTCCTAGTTTCCTTCCTGTTCGGCTTCCTCTCCAGCTTTGGTAATCTTTCTTTTGATAGCAAGTGCTAAAATCACGCTTGTGCGTTTTTGTTCGTAAAGAATGCTTAAATCCGTTGTGGGATCCTTTACCGCCTTGACTACAGGGATTTCCTTCATGTTGAATGGAATATGTGGCAGGTGCTGATGACATCATACACTCACGAATCTCCAGGGGCATATTTACCTCGTGGCCCGTTCAGCACCTGCCACAAACCCAGGTTGTAGGACATGCTACAACCAGGTCTGAAAAGATCCAATGAGCCACTGAGAAATTATACCCTACACTGCATGCAGCCAATAGCAGCCActcatttttgtggattttattcaTCAAGCATTTATCTCGATGCATACTAACAGGAATGAGTGGTCGTGATTAGCTGCATGCAGGGCCACGTGGGGCATGTTGATGCTGTGCAGGGTATAATTTCTCCCTCACGCCTATTTAGAATTATCCTCCTCAGTGATGCATGACTGAAGTCCAAATGGAATCATCGGATGCAGCTGGTTCGTAGCATGAGATTCTAATTCCTTAGATCAGGCAAGGAATCAAATACTAAGAAATCAGGTGATGGTGTTGCAGAGGAGGGTGATCTGAGCCTAAACTACTACTCAGAGAGCTGTCCCAGAGCTGAGGACATAGTGAAGGAAGAGGTGGCGAAGCTGTACCACAAACATGGCAACACTGCTGTCTCTTGGGTTAGAAATCTCTTCCATGATTGCATGGTCAAGGTTAGATTCCTTTTCTCTAAGTATTCATTGAAGCATCAGTCATTCTCTGATCTCAAAGCTTCTTGGAAACTTGTATTGTGTTTACTTATGCAGTCCTGTGATGCCTCGCTTCTATTGAAGACAACCAACTCAATAATATCAGAGCAGACCTCCCAGCGGAGTTTCGGCATGAGAAACTTCAAGTACATCACAACGATCAAGGACGCACTCGAGAGGGAGTGCCCTAAGACGGTCTCATGTGCTGATATCGTTGCTCTCTCTGCAAGAGAAGGTGTTCTTTGGGTATGTTTAAACTCTAAATTGGTGGTCTCAGCTTTATATGAACCATGGTTTAGCTATTGAGTGTTTTCTTTCGTTGCATCTTCCTTCACATACAGCTTAAGAGTTTGCGAGTAGAAGAAGTGTTGCTTATATGATACTGGCCTAACGGTTCACGAAGTTCTTGCGGAACCATGGAACCATCCACAAGCTATTTGATCATTCACAAGTTCTAAGATTTATTAGTTGACCAAAACTATCTCACCTACGTActtgcatcttatttattttgtgTCAGAAAGCCGTTATTACTGTTCTGATTTTTCACTTTTTAAACATAGTTTTTGACTATTTATTAATTCTTTCTGAGCTCTGATGAATTTTCTCGGTTTCTTTCAAGTTTCAACAACTAATCATGCAACTCtgtacaccaaaaaaaaaaaaaaatcttaacagcTTGGAGGCCCATACATTCCCATGAAAACTGGAAGAAGAGATAGCAAGGAAAGCCACGTAGATATGGTGGAGAACTCCATTCCTAATCACAATGAATCCATCTCTCTGGTTCTCTCACGATTCCAGTCAGTAGGAATCGATACAGAGGGTACAGTCGCTCTCTTAGGTATGAACACCCTCTCCATTTGAAAACGAGCAATTTCTCCATCCTCAGAACACAATAAAAAGCTACCCTCCTCATTTCAGGAGCTCATTCAGTCGGCCGAGTTCATTGTGTGAACCTTGTTGGTAGGCTCTATCCCACCATTGATCCCACAATAGATCCTGCATGTGGTGAATACCTTCGAGGCCGGTGTCCCacaccaaaccctgacccaaacGAGGTATCATACTCGAGGAATGACCGAGAGACACCGATGGTCATTGACAACATGTACTACCAGAACTTGTTGAAGAACAGGGGGCTGTTACTGGTAGATCAGCAGCTCACTTCTGATCCTACCACCTCTCCATTTGTGGAATTGATGGCAGCTAATAACAGCTACTTCCATGAACGGTTTGCGAGTGCTCTTCTCTTGCTATCAGAGAACAATCCACTGACCATAGATCAAGGTGAGATAAGAAAAGACTGCAGGTTTGTCAATGCTGATTAATGGGAGGCGTTGCAAACCGCCCCCAAACCTGTTGCCTCTACGTTTTTTAAGGACGGTGTGATCACTTGTATTTTGACAACTAAATAGGTTGAGCGTGGGCATAAAAAGACCAGCCAACAAGACGTGCATTACCTCCAAACAACTTATTTCGatgttatgaaaataaaaatgcaGTGCATTGTTGTAGAATAAAATACCCATACAGAAAGGTAGCTTTTGATGGAACATATAAATATGCATTCACACGGTGCACTTAGAGATCTTG contains these protein-coding regions:
- the LOC105044628 gene encoding uncharacterized protein — protein: MEGENRSPARPSPRPKAKFCVYQNPNFAAALTARSLQPSASALLLISSSFLASALSLLSITSRFGFSSTLLSLSLSLIIMPLVTLYQVLEAAVGLVFVATLSALIRAVSLRNTKNALAVAARSSSAASPSKKPKEQKSLLTERQLGLLGLKPKPTEAAVGVEPVKKPPKSRPVPSSEPLVPIRKSALSYTPSRPSRIGSDAQSAGGGKKLAMSPISPSASLSQYTASPASPWSRQGSGSAKGIQTEAMLEKFLADVDEKITESAIKAATPSPTIRGFGIASPGSVATSATASGATRSTPLRPVRMSPGSHQKYTTPPKKGEGELPPPMPMEEAIVAFESLGIYPQIEWWRDRLRQWFSSNLVNPLLEKIETSHIQVMQAAASVGAPITVSQVGSGTPPATVPINASPIEGAKEWQPIFTLDEDGLLHQLRANLLQARDQSISQAPLAGVQQPQPNPLLPVIQACVDAITEHQRLNTLMKGELIKGLLPQSSIRADYTVQRVRELAEGTCLKNYDYTGNGHGYDKADKKWAGELPTDSHLLLYLFCAFLEHPKWMLHVDPTSYSGAQSSKNPLFLGVLPPKERFPEKYVAVISGVPAVIHPGACILAVGKQSPPIFALYWDKKLQFSLQGRTALWDAILLLCHKIKQGYGGVVRGVHLGSSAFNILPILDSVGES
- the LOC105044629 gene encoding peroxidase 21 isoform X1; translated protein: MAFRRGLATLLLVSFLFGFLSSFEEGDLSLNYYSESCPRAEDIVKEEVAKLYHKHGNTAVSWVRNLFHDCMVKSCDASLLLKTTNSIISEQTSQRSFGMRNFKYITTIKDALERECPKTVSCADIVALSAREGVLWLGGPYIPMKTGRRDSKESHVDMVENSIPNHNESISLVLSRFQSVGIDTEGTVALLGAHSVGRVHCVNLVGRLYPTIDPTIDPACGEYLRGRCPTPNPDPNEVSYSRNDRETPMVIDNMYYQNLLKNRGLLLVDQQLTSDPTTSPFVELMAANNSYFHERFASALLLLSENNPLTIDQGEIRKDCRFVNAD
- the LOC105044629 gene encoding peroxidase 21 isoform X2; this translates as MTEVQMESSDAAEEGDLSLNYYSESCPRAEDIVKEEVAKLYHKHGNTAVSWVRNLFHDCMVKSCDASLLLKTTNSIISEQTSQRSFGMRNFKYITTIKDALERECPKTVSCADIVALSAREGVLWLGGPYIPMKTGRRDSKESHVDMVENSIPNHNESISLVLSRFQSVGIDTEGTVALLGAHSVGRVHCVNLVGRLYPTIDPTIDPACGEYLRGRCPTPNPDPNEVSYSRNDRETPMVIDNMYYQNLLKNRGLLLVDQQLTSDPTTSPFVELMAANNSYFHERFASALLLLSENNPLTIDQGEIRKDCRFVNAD